One Kaistella polysaccharea DNA segment encodes these proteins:
- a CDS encoding amino acid permease — protein MSNLWKTKSLSQLLETAEDSEKGLKRTLSATSLVALGIGAIIGAGLFSLTGIAAADNAGPAVVYSFILAALGCAFAGLCYAEFASMIPVAGSAYTYSYATMGEFMAWIIGWDLVLEYALGAATVAASWSQYVAKFMLSFGITLPNALLHGPWDETPGYVNLPAILIICLLSLLLIKGTKESALINNILVILKVTVVLVFIALGWGFINPANHTPFIPINQGEVLMDQGKMSFFEFFKSDYFGHYGWSGILRGAGVVFFAFIGFDAVSTAAQEAKNPQKGMPIGIIGSLIICTILYVLFSYVLTGLENYVNFKGDASPVTTAFAKTGYTFLNSALTIAIIAGYTSVMLVMLMGQSRVFYSMSVDGLLPKFFSDVSEKTHTPWKTNIIFMIFVSLFAGFVPVSDLGHMVSIGTLFAFSLVCIGVIVMRKTNPDAVRGFRVPLVPFLPILGVIICVALMAGLPIESWERLGIWLALGLLIYFFYSKKHSKMNDHK, from the coding sequence ATGTCAAATCTTTGGAAAACGAAATCTCTAAGCCAGCTTTTGGAAACGGCAGAAGACTCCGAAAAGGGGTTGAAAAGAACGCTGAGCGCCACTTCTCTTGTAGCTTTGGGAATTGGAGCGATTATCGGAGCGGGTTTATTTTCTTTAACAGGTATTGCGGCTGCAGATAATGCAGGACCTGCCGTAGTATATTCCTTTATTTTAGCCGCTCTCGGGTGTGCATTTGCAGGTTTGTGTTATGCAGAATTTGCCTCTATGATTCCTGTCGCAGGTAGTGCATATACGTACTCTTATGCGACAATGGGTGAATTTATGGCCTGGATTATCGGGTGGGATTTGGTGTTGGAATATGCGCTTGGAGCCGCTACAGTAGCAGCTTCCTGGTCGCAATATGTGGCTAAGTTTATGTTGAGTTTTGGAATCACTTTGCCAAACGCATTATTACATGGACCTTGGGATGAAACTCCAGGTTATGTTAATTTGCCTGCAATATTAATTATATGTCTACTTTCCTTACTTTTAATTAAGGGAACAAAAGAATCGGCTTTAATAAATAATATTTTAGTAATCCTGAAGGTTACCGTAGTTTTAGTATTTATCGCGCTAGGATGGGGTTTTATCAATCCTGCAAACCATACACCTTTCATCCCAATTAATCAGGGAGAAGTTTTAATGGACCAAGGTAAAATGAGCTTTTTTGAATTTTTCAAAAGTGACTATTTCGGCCATTACGGGTGGAGTGGAATTTTGAGAGGAGCAGGTGTTGTATTCTTTGCGTTCATCGGTTTTGATGCGGTAAGTACCGCAGCCCAAGAAGCGAAAAACCCGCAGAAAGGAATGCCGATCGGTATTATCGGTTCATTGATTATCTGTACCATATTATATGTCCTGTTTTCTTATGTACTCACAGGTTTAGAAAATTATGTAAACTTTAAAGGAGACGCAAGTCCAGTGACTACCGCTTTTGCTAAAACGGGTTATACATTCCTTAACTCCGCTTTAACCATCGCAATTATTGCAGGATATACCTCAGTAATGTTGGTAATGTTAATGGGGCAAAGCCGTGTTTTCTACAGCATGAGTGTTGATGGATTATTGCCAAAATTTTTCAGCGATGTAAGTGAAAAAACGCACACGCCGTGGAAAACCAATATTATCTTTATGATATTTGTAAGTCTTTTCGCAGGATTTGTACCGGTTTCGGATCTGGGTCACATGGTAAGTATCGGGACTTTGTTCGCCTTTTCCCTAGTATGTATCGGTGTGATCGTGATGAGAAAAACAAATCCAGATGCCGTGCGTGGTTTCCGCGTTCCATTGGTTCCGTTTTTACCAATTCTTGGGGTAATCATCTGCGTCGCTTTGATGGCTGGATTACCGATAGAAAGTTGGGAGCGTCTAGGAATTTGGCTCGCGCTTGGATTGCTTATTTATTTCTTCTACAGTAAAAAACATTCTAAAATGAATGACCATAAATAA
- a CDS encoding WD40/YVTN/BNR-like repeat-containing protein, which translates to MKRFLLFNFFLLSFWNFAQKIEIQTLLKDNISIRALQIDDGKVWYSGTESKFGFVSLSDSADKKQMRLSEKNLQFRTLAQNNTDFYAINIESPAYFFKINKSTLQSEIMHTDSSKNAFYDALYFHRKYFYAFSDPEDNLKLKFARFSDCKNFKIKFLDKELLELKKGEAAFAASNTNIASSKKNMWVATGGMASRIIKINLRTGKMKLIDTPFIQGTSSQGIYSIDFYNENFGIAVGGDYTKQAENINNIATTIDGGKTWQIQASGKNGGYKTCVKFRPRSKGKDIIAVGDQNIEFSNDYGKTWKTISEEQGLYVCDWVDENTLVFAGKNRIIKMKIDTTFL; encoded by the coding sequence ATGAAAAGATTTCTTCTCTTTAATTTCTTTCTCCTCAGTTTTTGGAATTTTGCCCAAAAAATAGAAATTCAAACTTTATTAAAAGATAATATCTCAATACGCGCTTTGCAGATTGATGATGGTAAAGTTTGGTATTCCGGCACGGAGTCTAAATTTGGGTTCGTCAGTTTAAGTGATTCTGCAGATAAAAAGCAGATGAGATTGTCGGAGAAGAATTTACAGTTTCGAACCTTAGCCCAGAACAATACTGATTTTTACGCTATTAATATAGAAAGTCCTGCTTACTTTTTTAAAATTAATAAGTCCACGCTTCAGTCAGAGATTATGCATACTGATTCTTCTAAAAATGCCTTTTACGATGCCTTATATTTCCACAGAAAATATTTTTACGCGTTTAGCGATCCGGAAGACAATTTAAAATTGAAATTTGCGAGATTCTCGGATTGTAAAAATTTTAAAATCAAATTTCTGGATAAAGAACTTTTAGAATTGAAAAAAGGTGAAGCCGCTTTTGCCGCGAGTAATACCAATATTGCATCCTCTAAAAAAAATATGTGGGTAGCAACGGGTGGAATGGCTTCCAGAATTATTAAAATAAATTTAAGAACTGGGAAAATGAAGTTGATAGACACTCCGTTCATACAAGGAACCTCCTCGCAGGGAATTTATTCCATCGACTTCTATAATGAAAATTTTGGAATCGCAGTTGGCGGTGATTACACCAAACAGGCAGAAAATATTAATAATATTGCTACTACAATTGATGGTGGGAAAACGTGGCAAATTCAGGCGTCCGGAAAAAATGGCGGTTACAAGACCTGCGTCAAATTCAGACCGAGATCCAAAGGAAAAGACATCATCGCAGTTGGTGATCAGAATATAGAATTTTCTAATGATTATGGTAAAACCTGGAAAACGATTTCCGAGGAACAAGGTTTATATGTTTGCGATTGGGTTGATGAAAACACATTGGTTTTCGCGGGAAAAAATAGAATCATCAAAATGAAGATTGATACTACATTTCTGTAA
- the hemN gene encoding oxygen-independent coproporphyrinogen III oxidase, translating to MNSLIDKYNIPGPRYTSYPTVPFWDDASFTSDLWQQSVLRTFNETNDSEGISVYIHLPFCEKLCTFCACHKRITKQHSVETPYLESVLKEWALYVNLFGRTPKIKELHLGGGTPTFFSPENLRILLEGIFAKAEIAENPEFSFEGHPNNTTREHLQTLYDLGFRRASFGVQDYDPQVQKAINRIQPFENVKNVTEMAREIGYKGVSHDLVFGLPFHTWEKMEFTIRKTLELKPDRLAFYSYAHVPWIKGVGQRGFDENDLPSGEEKRKLYTNGKKLLEELGYIEVGMDHFALPHDDLYQSMVSGDIHRNFMGYSSSKTKLMVGLGMSAISDSWYAFAQSHKSVEEYQKIVEEGIIPVVKGHVLNDEDLIIRKHILNLMCRLETSWDLQNSFPEIENSLESLKEMEADGLVEISDNTIKITDKGRAFTRNVAMTFDLRMLRNKPETRIFSMTI from the coding sequence ATGAATTCTTTGATCGATAAATATAATATTCCCGGACCTCGATATACCTCTTATCCAACCGTTCCTTTTTGGGATGATGCCAGTTTCACGAGCGATCTTTGGCAACAATCTGTTCTCCGTACCTTTAATGAAACCAATGATTCTGAAGGAATTTCCGTTTATATTCATTTGCCATTTTGTGAAAAACTTTGTACGTTTTGTGCTTGTCATAAGAGAATTACGAAACAACATTCCGTAGAAACGCCGTACCTGGAATCTGTTTTAAAAGAATGGGCTTTATACGTGAATTTATTTGGCAGAACTCCGAAGATTAAAGAACTCCATTTAGGTGGCGGAACACCCACTTTTTTTTCGCCGGAAAATTTGCGAATATTATTAGAAGGTATTTTTGCCAAAGCAGAAATTGCCGAAAATCCAGAATTTTCTTTTGAAGGACACCCGAATAACACGACCAGAGAGCATTTGCAGACTTTATATGATTTAGGTTTCCGACGTGCAAGTTTCGGTGTTCAAGATTACGATCCGCAAGTTCAGAAAGCCATCAATAGAATTCAGCCTTTTGAAAATGTAAAGAATGTGACTGAAATGGCGCGTGAAATTGGTTATAAAGGAGTTTCTCACGATTTGGTTTTTGGACTTCCTTTCCATACTTGGGAGAAAATGGAATTTACGATTCGAAAAACTTTAGAATTAAAACCAGACCGATTGGCGTTCTATTCCTACGCGCACGTTCCTTGGATTAAAGGCGTTGGACAAAGAGGTTTCGATGAAAATGATTTACCAAGTGGCGAAGAAAAAAGAAAGCTTTATACCAATGGAAAAAAACTGTTGGAAGAGTTAGGCTATATTGAAGTGGGAATGGATCACTTTGCGTTGCCGCACGACGATCTTTACCAGTCGATGGTTTCGGGCGATATTCACCGTAATTTTATGGGATATTCCTCCAGTAAAACCAAGTTAATGGTTGGTTTGGGAATGTCGGCGATTTCAGATTCCTGGTATGCTTTTGCGCAGAGCCATAAAAGTGTGGAGGAATATCAGAAAATCGTCGAAGAAGGAATTATTCCAGTCGTAAAAGGTCACGTTTTGAATGATGAAGATTTAATCATCAGAAAACATATTTTGAATTTAATGTGCCGTTTAGAAACTTCGTGGGATTTACAAAATAGTTTTCCAGAAATCGAAAATTCCTTAGAATCATTGAAAGAAATGGAAGCTGATGGTTTGGTTGAGATTTCAGACAATACCATAAAAATTACGGATAAAGGTCGTGCGTTCACCCGAAATGTCGCCATGACTTTTGATTTAAGAATGCTGCGAAATAAACCCGAAACGCGAATTTTTTCGATGACGATATAA
- a CDS encoding GNAT family N-acetyltransferase: MTISNSTLDDIPEIFRLYDLATDYQKTAFPGNVWPEFDQDFIATEVIENRQFKIVIDDKIACIWAITYNDEQIWEERENNDAIYLHRIATNPDFRGNNFVQLIADWSKDFAKKENKKFVRMDTCGQNDRLINHYKSCGFNFLGMKKLKNSSELQAHYHDADVCFFEIEIH; this comes from the coding sequence ATGACCATTTCCAACAGTACGCTCGACGACATTCCAGAAATTTTCCGACTCTACGATCTTGCAACGGATTATCAAAAAACTGCATTTCCCGGAAATGTCTGGCCAGAATTCGACCAGGATTTTATCGCGACAGAAGTCATTGAAAACAGACAGTTCAAAATAGTGATCGACGATAAAATTGCCTGTATTTGGGCGATTACGTATAATGATGAACAAATTTGGGAAGAGCGGGAAAACAATGATGCGATTTACCTTCATCGCATTGCTACAAATCCAGATTTTAGAGGTAATAATTTTGTTCAGCTTATCGCCGACTGGTCTAAAGATTTCGCCAAAAAAGAAAATAAAAAGTTCGTGCGAATGGATACATGCGGACAAAATGATCGCCTGATTAACCATTATAAAAGCTGTGGATTTAATTTTTTAGGAATGAAAAAACTGAAAAATTCTTCTGAATTGCAAGCCCATTATCATGACGCAGATGTCTGCTTCTTTGAGATCGAGATTCACTAA
- a CDS encoding metallophosphoesterase gives MIDFIGDIHGHADKLEELLLKLGYSKPNNFYVHSEPDRTVLFVGDYIDRGPKIRETLEIVKSMVENGSAIALMGNHEYNAICFHFQETDGGHLRKHLIKNIVQHYETLKQFQNRQKEYEEYLEWFKTLPLFYETEKFRAVHACWDRKIIDYLKTRLVNNCLTDELIIESVKQGTELNEAIDQTLKGKEIKLPEGLSFTDKDGTERNEIRIKWWEDPAEMTYKEISVEPLENLPDTKVDLNFLKSADYYKQDQRPVFFGHYWLKGKPLLNKENVCCLDYSVAKNGYLVSYRFAGESKLRKENLQFV, from the coding sequence ATGATTGACTTTATCGGCGACATTCACGGACATGCAGACAAACTCGAAGAATTACTGCTGAAATTGGGATATTCGAAACCCAATAATTTCTACGTGCATTCAGAGCCAGATAGGACCGTTTTGTTCGTTGGTGACTATATCGACAGAGGTCCGAAGATCAGAGAGACTTTAGAAATTGTAAAATCGATGGTTGAAAATGGAAGTGCCATTGCATTAATGGGTAATCACGAATACAACGCAATTTGTTTTCATTTTCAGGAAACTGACGGTGGACATTTAAGAAAGCATCTCATTAAAAATATTGTTCAACATTATGAAACGCTTAAGCAATTTCAAAATCGACAAAAAGAATACGAAGAATATTTAGAGTGGTTTAAAACGTTGCCACTCTTTTATGAAACTGAAAAATTTCGCGCCGTTCATGCTTGTTGGGACAGGAAAATAATTGATTATTTAAAAACCAGATTGGTGAATAATTGTTTGACAGATGAATTAATAATCGAATCGGTAAAACAAGGTACGGAACTGAATGAAGCCATTGACCAAACCTTAAAAGGCAAAGAGATTAAGTTGCCAGAAGGATTATCTTTTACTGATAAAGATGGAACGGAACGAAATGAAATCAGAATAAAATGGTGGGAAGATCCGGCAGAAATGACTTATAAAGAAATCAGCGTTGAGCCTCTGGAAAATCTACCTGACACCAAAGTTGATTTGAATTTTTTAAAAAGTGCGGATTATTACAAACAAGATCAAAGGCCAGTTTTCTTTGGACATTATTGGCTGAAAGGGAAACCTTTATTAAATAAGGAGAATGTTTGCTGCTTAGATTACAGTGTCGCGAAAAACGGCTATTTAGTTTCCTATAGGTTTGCGGGAGAATCTAAATTGAGAAAGGAAAATTTACAGTTTGTCTAA
- a CDS encoding VIT1/CCC1 transporter family protein translates to MKTDINIDNYLDSHYIHRSNWLRAAVLGANDGIISVSSLAIGVAAASTTTEPIVLATVAALVAGALSMAAGEYVSVSSQTDIETADIEREKQELKDMPEEELNMLAQIYEQRGLKKETAMQVALELTEFDALGAHVRDELGINEISQANPIQAALASGSSFVAGGVLPLLVVLFAPLQGMEYWLYGFTIVSLIILGALAAKTGGSSILKAILRVTVWGTIAMGLSAFVGYLFGVNV, encoded by the coding sequence ATGAAAACAGATATCAACATCGACAATTATCTAGATTCCCATTACATTCACCGCAGCAATTGGTTAAGAGCCGCAGTTTTGGGCGCAAATGACGGAATAATTTCCGTATCCAGTTTAGCCATCGGTGTGGCAGCAGCAAGTACAACAACAGAACCCATTGTTTTGGCAACGGTTGCCGCTTTGGTTGCCGGAGCTTTATCAATGGCAGCCGGCGAATATGTTTCGGTAAGTTCCCAAACTGATATTGAAACTGCAGATATAGAGCGAGAAAAGCAGGAATTAAAAGACATGCCGGAAGAAGAACTGAATATGTTGGCGCAAATCTATGAGCAACGTGGTTTGAAAAAAGAAACTGCGATGCAAGTTGCCTTAGAATTAACGGAATTTGATGCTTTAGGCGCGCACGTTCGGGATGAATTGGGGATCAACGAAATTAGTCAGGCAAATCCAATTCAGGCAGCTTTAGCATCGGGAAGCTCTTTTGTTGCCGGTGGTGTTTTACCGCTTTTGGTCGTACTTTTCGCACCGCTCCAAGGAATGGAATACTGGCTTTACGGTTTCACCATTGTTTCGCTTATTATTTTGGGAGCCCTTGCCGCAAAAACTGGGGGTTCAAGTATATTAAAAGCTATCCTACGAGTGACGGTTTGGGGGACAATTGCCATGGGATTATCTGCATTTGTAGGTTATCTTTTTGGTGTTAATGTTTAA
- the chrA gene encoding chromate efflux transporter produces MSEEGNLREIAKLFLKLGIIGFGGPAAHIAMMQDEVVVKRKWLTEQHFLDLIGATNLIPGPNSTEMAIHIGHEKGGWKGLIIAGLCFILPAVFLTGIFAWLYKLYGQLPEVQPFIYGIKPAIIAIILGAVYPLAKRSLKSIELGIIGLVVLLGSLFNFYEIYLMFGAGFLALFLAYIRNNKLKNIHNFLPLTFLEIVNTGFLSATNAKLFWIFLKIGAILYGSGYVLFAFIDTELVSTGIITRQQLIDAIAVGQFTPGPVFSSVTFIGYQINGLSGAIISTIAIFLPSFVFVAFLNPLVKKMRSSVLFSAFLDAVNVASVAIIISVCFAMGKDSINDWRTIAIAILSIAVTFRYRKINSAFIVLGGSLIGYLLTFT; encoded by the coding sequence ATGAGTGAAGAAGGTAACTTAAGGGAAATCGCAAAACTTTTTCTAAAACTCGGAATTATTGGTTTCGGCGGTCCTGCTGCACACATTGCCATGATGCAGGATGAAGTAGTGGTCAAAAGAAAATGGTTAACAGAGCAGCATTTCCTTGATTTGATCGGAGCTACCAATTTAATTCCCGGTCCCAACAGTACCGAAATGGCAATTCATATCGGCCACGAGAAAGGCGGTTGGAAAGGATTAATAATCGCGGGACTTTGTTTTATTCTGCCTGCTGTTTTTCTTACCGGCATTTTTGCCTGGCTGTATAAACTGTACGGGCAACTTCCGGAAGTTCAACCATTTATTTACGGAATAAAGCCAGCGATCATCGCGATTATTTTGGGGGCTGTTTATCCTTTAGCGAAAAGATCTCTAAAATCGATAGAATTAGGAATTATCGGACTCGTAGTTTTACTGGGTTCACTCTTTAATTTCTATGAAATCTACCTCATGTTTGGAGCAGGATTTTTGGCTCTATTTCTGGCGTACATTAGAAATAATAAATTAAAAAATATCCACAATTTCCTTCCATTAACATTTTTAGAAATCGTCAATACAGGTTTTCTATCGGCTACCAATGCAAAACTCTTTTGGATATTTCTAAAAATTGGTGCGATCCTTTACGGCAGCGGATATGTGCTTTTTGCGTTTATTGATACTGAATTGGTTTCGACCGGAATTATTACAAGACAACAACTCATCGATGCCATCGCGGTTGGACAGTTTACGCCGGGACCAGTTTTTTCTTCCGTAACATTTATCGGGTATCAAATCAACGGATTGTCTGGTGCGATAATTTCAACGATTGCTATTTTTCTGCCGTCTTTTGTTTTTGTGGCGTTCCTTAATCCTTTGGTTAAAAAAATGCGAAGTTCTGTATTGTTTTCAGCATTTTTAGATGCGGTAAATGTGGCATCGGTTGCCATAATTATTTCGGTTTGTTTCGCGATGGGAAAAGATTCTATTAATGACTGGCGCACAATTGCAATTGCAATTTTAAGTATTGCAGTTACTTTTCGCTACCGAAAAATAAACAGTGCATTCATTGTTTTAGGCGGTTCATTGATCGGATATTTATTGACATTTACTTAG
- the rlmF gene encoding 23S rRNA (adenine(1618)-N(6))-methyltransferase RlmF, translated as MSAEKKTPEKVRLHIRNKNRERYDLDALIVAQPDLKDHIKPNKFGENSVDFANPEAVKLLNKALLSHYYGIKNWDFPDENLCPPIPGRADYIHYMADLLEQSNFGTLPEGAQITCLDIGVGASAVYPLIGVSEYDWNFIGSDVDPKSIESATKIVDANSTLSDKVTLRIQENSDQIFKGIISEDEKIDLSICNPPFHASVEEAEKGSRRKVQNLSGKKIIKPELNFAGLSSELVYEGGESAFIHRMISESKDFYQNCYWFSTLVSKQSNLKGIYKALNDMEVTGLKTIPLGTGNKSSRIIAWTFLSKEDQKEWRESRWRKKQ; from the coding sequence ATGTCAGCAGAAAAAAAAACTCCAGAAAAAGTAAGGCTTCATATTCGAAATAAAAACAGAGAAAGATATGATTTGGATGCATTGATAGTTGCTCAACCTGATTTAAAAGATCATATAAAACCCAACAAATTCGGGGAGAATTCCGTTGATTTTGCAAATCCTGAAGCGGTGAAATTATTAAACAAAGCGCTTCTCAGTCATTATTATGGCATTAAAAACTGGGATTTTCCAGATGAAAATTTGTGTCCGCCAATTCCGGGAAGAGCAGATTATATTCATTATATGGCAGATCTGCTGGAGCAGAGTAACTTTGGAACTCTTCCTGAAGGTGCTCAAATTACCTGCCTTGATATTGGTGTTGGGGCGAGCGCCGTTTATCCACTCATCGGAGTTTCCGAATATGATTGGAATTTTATCGGATCAGACGTTGATCCAAAATCGATAGAATCTGCAACAAAAATTGTGGATGCAAATTCAACCTTAAGTGATAAAGTGACGCTGAGAATTCAAGAAAATTCAGATCAAATTTTTAAGGGAATAATTTCTGAGGACGAAAAAATCGATTTATCGATTTGTAATCCACCTTTTCACGCATCGGTTGAAGAAGCCGAAAAAGGATCTCGGCGGAAAGTTCAGAATCTCTCCGGCAAAAAAATTATAAAACCAGAACTTAATTTTGCAGGCCTCAGCAGCGAACTGGTTTATGAAGGCGGCGAATCTGCTTTCATTCACCGAATGATTTCCGAAAGTAAAGATTTCTACCAGAACTGTTATTGGTTTTCAACTTTAGTTTCAAAACAATCAAATTTGAAAGGAATCTACAAAGCACTGAATGATATGGAAGTTACTGGACTTAAAACAATTCCGCTTGGCACAGGCAACAAATCTAGCCGAATTATCGCCTGGACTTTCCTCTCTAAAGAAGACCAAAAAGAGTGGCGGGAATCCCGTTGGAGAAAGAAACAATAA
- a CDS encoding flavin monoamine oxidase family protein, protein MIIIIGAGLSGLLTAYRLNKAGIAFKVLEARSRLGGRINTVFGSEDTPVEMGATWFSSPHTNLISLLNELGLEYFEQHMDEAVFLQQNPQFPVQKMQIPKQQPSYRISGGTSKLIETLYKNLEVEDVLFNQAVEHIHFQNHAVQIIADDTFIGTHVVLAIPPKLWAKIDFEPKLPSELLAIAAQTHTWMEDSIKIALTYARPFWRDENIPATFFSNSGPVTEFYDHCNHERSKYALCGFMSSNFKNLNSEERRNLVMKQLKNVFGIQAEGFLDYQECIWSREEYTFSSSSYSIYPHQNNGNPIFSPSYFEDRMVISSSESSAEFPGYMDGAVYSGNLAAEKLISASQK, encoded by the coding sequence ATGATCATCATAATTGGCGCGGGTTTGTCGGGCCTGTTGACGGCATATCGCTTAAATAAGGCGGGAATTGCCTTTAAAGTTCTTGAAGCACGCTCAAGATTGGGTGGCAGAATAAATACCGTTTTTGGGAGTGAAGATACCCCTGTAGAAATGGGTGCCACATGGTTTAGTTCACCACATACAAATTTGATTTCACTTTTAAACGAGTTGGGTTTAGAATACTTCGAGCAACATATGGATGAAGCCGTGTTTTTACAGCAAAATCCTCAGTTTCCTGTGCAGAAGATGCAAATTCCGAAACAGCAACCGAGTTATAGAATCTCAGGTGGAACGTCGAAACTAATTGAGACGTTGTATAAAAACCTGGAAGTTGAAGATGTACTATTCAATCAAGCGGTAGAACATATTCATTTTCAAAACCATGCAGTTCAGATTATTGCAGATGATACTTTTATAGGAACACATGTTGTGCTCGCAATTCCGCCAAAGTTGTGGGCAAAAATAGATTTTGAACCAAAATTACCTTCGGAATTACTTGCTATTGCAGCGCAAACCCACACGTGGATGGAAGATTCGATAAAAATTGCTTTGACTTATGCGCGACCTTTTTGGCGAGATGAAAATATACCGGCAACTTTCTTCAGCAATTCCGGACCTGTAACCGAATTTTATGATCATTGTAATCATGAGCGTTCTAAATACGCACTTTGTGGTTTCATGAGTTCCAATTTTAAAAATCTCAATTCTGAAGAACGCCGTAATTTGGTGATGAAACAACTAAAAAATGTTTTTGGAATTCAGGCTGAAGGATTTTTAGATTATCAGGAATGCATTTGGAGTCGCGAAGAATATACTTTTTCATCTTCTAGTTATTCAATTTATCCGCATCAAAATAATGGAAACCCGATTTTCTCTCCCTCTTATTTTGAAGATCGAATGGTAATTTCTAGTTCCGAGTCCTCGGCAGAATTTCCTGGATATATGGATGGCGCGGTCTATTCTGGAAATTTAGCGGCAGAAAAATTAATTTCAGCATCCCAAAAATAG
- a CDS encoding carboxymuconolactone decarboxylase family protein translates to MESRINVSKVDPKAYEAMIGLEKYLAQSGLDKNLYELIKTRASQINGCAYCINMHTRDAIELGETPQRLYLLNAWRETELFTDKERAVLALTEAMTLITDGNVPDDIYKEAENHLTPNELCAVIMAVVAINGWNRIAITTRMPLD, encoded by the coding sequence ATGGAATCCAGAATAAACGTCTCAAAAGTAGATCCCAAAGCCTACGAAGCCATGATTGGTTTAGAAAAATATCTCGCTCAAAGTGGATTGGATAAGAACCTTTATGAACTGATAAAAACCAGAGCGTCGCAGATCAACGGTTGTGCTTATTGCATTAATATGCATACGCGGGATGCCATAGAACTTGGAGAAACACCACAGCGTTTATATTTATTAAATGCCTGGCGGGAAACAGAACTTTTTACCGACAAAGAAAGAGCGGTTTTAGCCTTGACCGAAGCCATGACTTTAATTACAGATGGGAACGTTCCCGACGATATTTATAAAGAGGCTGAAAATCATTTAACTCCAAATGAATTATGCGCTGTTATCATGGCCGTAGTCGCCATCAATGGTTGGAACAGAATTGCGATTACGACCAGAATGCCTTTAGATTAA